From Rhododendron vialii isolate Sample 1 chromosome 10a, ASM3025357v1, the proteins below share one genomic window:
- the LOC131302638 gene encoding plasma membrane ATPase 1-like isoform X1, with protein sequence MKVVEMETKDETLEALKKEAVDLENIEIEEVFVNLRCGREGLTAEFAEERLIIFGYNKLEEKEESKILKFLSFMWNPLSWVMEAAAIMAIALANGGGKPPDWQDFIGIIILLLINSTISFVEENNASNAAAALMARLAPKAKVLRDGKWSEKDAAVLVPGDIISIKLGDIIPADARLLDGDPLKVDQSALTGESLPVTKGAGEGVYSGSTCKQGEIEAVVIATGVHTFFGKAAHLVDSTNQVGHFQKVLTAIGNFCICCIAVGMIIEIIVMVPIQHRPYRQVIDNLLVLLIGGIPIAMPTVLSVTMAIGSHRLSQQGAITKRMTAIEEMAGMDVLCSDKTGTLTLNKLTVDKSLIEIFARGVDADTVVLMAARASRVENQDAIDAAIVEMLSDPKEARAGIQVIHFLSFNPTDKRTALTYIDIEGKTHRVTKGAPEQILNLAHNKSEIERRVHAVIDKFAERGLRSLAVAYQEVPDGRKESQGGPWQFVGLMPLFDPPRHDSADTIRRALNLGVNVKMITGDQLAIAKETGRRLGMGINMHPSSALLGHNKDESIAHFPVDELIEKADGFAGVFPEHKYEIVKRLQARKHICGMTGDGVNDAPALKKADIGIAVADATDAARSASDIVLTEPGLSVIISAVLTSRAIFQRMKNYTIYAVSITVRIVLGFMLLTLIWKFDFPPFMVLIIAILNDGTIMAISKDRVKPSPQPDRWKLAEIFTTGIIFGSYLAMTTVIFFWAAYQTSFFPRVFGVPSLQKMAHGNNLRKLASAVYLQVSITSQALIFVTRSRSWSFLERPGLLLVAAFVVAQLIATLIAIYANWSFAAIEGIGWGWAGVIWLYCLVIYIPLDFIKLAIRYALSGKAWDLMFEQRIAFTRKKHFGKDERELKWAQAQRTLHGLHPPETKTMFGDHGAYADLNQLAEEAKRRAEIARLRELHTLKGHVESVVKLKGLDIDTIQQSYTV encoded by the exons ATGAAAGTGGTCGAGATGGAAACCAAAGATGAAACACTGGAGGCTCTGAAGAAGGAAGCGGTGGATTTG GAGAACATAGAGATTGAGGAGGTTTTTGTGAATCTGCGATGTGGAAGAGAAGGACTGACGGCTGAGTTTGCTGAGGAGAGACTTATCATTTTTGGGTACAACAAGCTTGAGGAAAAGGAG GAGAGCAAGATTTTGAAGTTCTTAAGTTTTATGTGGAATCCTCTCTCATGGGTCATGGAAGCTGCAGCAATTATGGCCATTGCACTTGCTAATGGAGGA GGAAAACCGCCTGATTGGCAAGATTTCATCGGGATCATTATCCTTCTTTTGATCAATTCGACCATAAGTTTTGTTGAAGAGAACAATGCCAGCAATGCTGCTGCAGCTCTCATGGCTCGTCTTGCACCTAAAGCAAAG GTTCTTCGAGACGGGAAATGGAGCGAGAAAGATGCAGCTGTTCTTGTTCCAGGTGACATAATTAGTATCAAACTTGGGGATATAATTCCTGCTGATGCTCGTCTCCTTGATGGTGATCCATTGAAAGTAGACCAG TCTGCTCTGACTGGTGAGTCCCTTCCTGTGACAAAAGGCGCTGGGGAAGGGGTTTATTCAGGGTCCACTTGTAAACAGGGAGAGATAGAAGCGGTGGTAATTGCCACTGGTGTCCACACATTCTTTGGAAAGGCTGCTCACCTTGTGGACTCTACGAATCAAGTTGGCCATTTTCAGAAG GTCTTGACTGCCATTGGGAATTTCTGTATATGTTGTATTGCTGTGGGGATGATAATAGAGATCATCGTGATGGTCCCAATTCAACATCGGCCATATCGCCAAGTAATTGACAATTTGCTGGTCCTCCTTATCGGAGGGATCCCCATTGCCATGCCGACAGTGTTATCAGTGACAATGGCAATTGGTTCCCACCGCTTATCTCAGCAG GGAGCCATCACAAAAAGAATGACAGCAATTGAAGAAATGGCCGGCATGGATGTGCTTTGCAGCGATAAAACTGGAACTCTGACATTGAACAAGCTGACAGTTGATAAAAGTCTTATTGAG ATCTTTGCTAGAGGAGTAGATGCAGATACTGTAGTTTTGATGGCTGCCAGAGCCTCCAGAGTGGAAAACCAAGATGCGATAGACGCTGCCATTGTGGAGATGCTATCCGATCCAAAGGAG GCACGGGCAGGCATTCAAGTGATTCACTTCCTCTCATTTAACCCCACTGATAAGCGGACAGCTCTGACGTATATTGACATTGAAGGTAAAACGCATAGAGTCACCAAAGGTGCACCGGAACAG ATACTCAACCTCGCACACAATAAATCAGAAATTGAGCGGAGAGTTCATGCTGTTATTGATAAGTTTGCAGAGCGAGGGTTACGATCTCTTGCAGTAGCTTACCAG GAAGTTCCTGATGGAAGGAAGGAGAGTCAAGgaggtccatggcaatttgttGGCCTCATGCCTCTCTTTGACCCACCTCGACATGACAGCGCAGATACCATAAGGAGGGCTTTGAATCTTGGAGTAAATGTTAAGATGATCACAG GTGATCAACTGGCAATAGCAAAGGAAACAGGACGCCGATTGGGTATGGGAATCAATATGCATCCATCATCTGCCTTGTTAGGACATAACAAGGATGAGTCAATTGCACATTTTCCAGTTGATGAGCTTATTGAAAAGGCTGATGGTTTTGCTGGCGTTTTCCCAG AGCACAAATATGAGATTGTAAAACGTCTACAAGCTAGAAAACACATATGCGGAATGACTGGTGATGGAGTTAACGATGCTCCTGCCCTTAAAAAGGCTGACATTGGCATAGCTGTTGCTGATGCAACTGATGCTGCTCGTAGTGCTTCTGACATAGTCCTGACTGAACCTGGCCTTAGTGTTATCATCAGTGCTGTCCTAACTAGTCGCGCAATCTTCCAGAGGATGAAAAACTACACG ATATATGCAGTTTCTATAACTGTCCGTATTGTG CTTGGTTTTATGTTACTCACCCTCATATGGAAGTTTGATTTCCCTCCCTTCATGGTGCTGATCATTGCCATCCTCAATGATG GCACCATTATGGCAATATCAAAGGATAGGGTGAAACCATCTCCTCAGCCTGATAGATGGAAGCTGGCAGAGATCTTTACAACTGGAATTATTTTTGGTAGTTACTTGGCCATGACGACGGTCATCTTCTTCTGGGCAGCATACCAGACTTCCTTCTTTCCT CGTGTATTTGGGGTTCCGTCTCTCCAAAAAATGGCTCATGGTAATAACTTGAGGAAGCTTGCATCGGCAGTTTACCTACAAGTGAGTATCACCAGTCAAGCCTTGATATTTGTCACACGCTCTAGGAGTTGGTCTTTCCTTGAACGTCCGGGCCTTTTGCTTGTGGCAGCTTTTGTTGTTGCTCAGTTG ATTGCAACACTGATTGCCATTTATGCAAATTGGAGTTTTGCTGCTATTGAAGGGATTGGATGGGGTTGGGCTGGGGTGATTTGGCTTTACTGTCTTGTAATCTACATCCCCCTCGATTTTATTAAGCTCGCCATCAGATATGCACTGAGTGGGAAAGCTTGGGATCTGATGTTTGAGCAAAGG ATTGCTTTCACAAGGAAAAAGCATTTTGGGAAGGACGAACGCGAGCTTAAATGGGCACAAGCACAGAGGACCCTCCATGGGCTGCATCCTCCCGAGACCAAGACCATGTTTGGTGATCATGGTGCTTATGCAGACCTTAATCAGTTGGCTGAAGAGGCGAAAAGACGAGCTGAGATTGCAAG gttGAGGGAACTGCATACACTCAAAGGCCATGTTGAATCAGTCGTGAAGTTGAAGGGCCTCGACATCGATACAATTCAGCAATCGTACACTGTTTGA
- the LOC131302638 gene encoding plasma membrane ATPase 1-like isoform X2, translated as MKVVEMETKDETLEALKKEAVDLENIEIEEVFVNLRCGREGLTAEFAEERLIIFGYNKLEEKEESKILKFLSFMWNPLSWVMEAAAIMAIALANGGGKPPDWQDFIGIIILLLINSTISFVEENNASNAAAALMARLAPKAKVLRDGKWSEKDAAVLVPGDIISIKLGDIIPADARLLDGDPLKVDQSALTGESLPVTKGAGEGVYSGSTCKQGEIEAVVIATGVHTFFGKAAHLVDSTNQVGHFQKVLTAIGNFCICCIAVGMIIEIIVMVPIQHRPYRQVIDNLLVLLIGGIPIAMPTVLSVTMAIGSHRLSQQGAITKRMTAIEEMAGMDVLCSDKTGTLTLNKLTVDKSLIEIFARGVDADTVVLMAARASRVENQDAIDAAIVEMLSDPKEARAGIQVIHFLSFNPTDKRTALTYIDIEGKTHRVTKGAPEQILNLAHNKSEIERRVHAVIDKFAERGLRSLAVAYQEVPDGRKESQGGPWQFVGLMPLFDPPRHDSADTIRRALNLGVNVKMITGDQLAIAKETGRRLGMGINMHPSSALLGHNKDESIAHFPVDELIEKADGFAGVFPGTIMAISKDRVKPSPQPDRWKLAEIFTTGIIFGSYLAMTTVIFFWAAYQTSFFPRVFGVPSLQKMAHGNNLRKLASAVYLQVSITSQALIFVTRSRSWSFLERPGLLLVAAFVVAQLIATLIAIYANWSFAAIEGIGWGWAGVIWLYCLVIYIPLDFIKLAIRYALSGKAWDLMFEQRIAFTRKKHFGKDERELKWAQAQRTLHGLHPPETKTMFGDHGAYADLNQLAEEAKRRAEIARLRELHTLKGHVESVVKLKGLDIDTIQQSYTV; from the exons ATGAAAGTGGTCGAGATGGAAACCAAAGATGAAACACTGGAGGCTCTGAAGAAGGAAGCGGTGGATTTG GAGAACATAGAGATTGAGGAGGTTTTTGTGAATCTGCGATGTGGAAGAGAAGGACTGACGGCTGAGTTTGCTGAGGAGAGACTTATCATTTTTGGGTACAACAAGCTTGAGGAAAAGGAG GAGAGCAAGATTTTGAAGTTCTTAAGTTTTATGTGGAATCCTCTCTCATGGGTCATGGAAGCTGCAGCAATTATGGCCATTGCACTTGCTAATGGAGGA GGAAAACCGCCTGATTGGCAAGATTTCATCGGGATCATTATCCTTCTTTTGATCAATTCGACCATAAGTTTTGTTGAAGAGAACAATGCCAGCAATGCTGCTGCAGCTCTCATGGCTCGTCTTGCACCTAAAGCAAAG GTTCTTCGAGACGGGAAATGGAGCGAGAAAGATGCAGCTGTTCTTGTTCCAGGTGACATAATTAGTATCAAACTTGGGGATATAATTCCTGCTGATGCTCGTCTCCTTGATGGTGATCCATTGAAAGTAGACCAG TCTGCTCTGACTGGTGAGTCCCTTCCTGTGACAAAAGGCGCTGGGGAAGGGGTTTATTCAGGGTCCACTTGTAAACAGGGAGAGATAGAAGCGGTGGTAATTGCCACTGGTGTCCACACATTCTTTGGAAAGGCTGCTCACCTTGTGGACTCTACGAATCAAGTTGGCCATTTTCAGAAG GTCTTGACTGCCATTGGGAATTTCTGTATATGTTGTATTGCTGTGGGGATGATAATAGAGATCATCGTGATGGTCCCAATTCAACATCGGCCATATCGCCAAGTAATTGACAATTTGCTGGTCCTCCTTATCGGAGGGATCCCCATTGCCATGCCGACAGTGTTATCAGTGACAATGGCAATTGGTTCCCACCGCTTATCTCAGCAG GGAGCCATCACAAAAAGAATGACAGCAATTGAAGAAATGGCCGGCATGGATGTGCTTTGCAGCGATAAAACTGGAACTCTGACATTGAACAAGCTGACAGTTGATAAAAGTCTTATTGAG ATCTTTGCTAGAGGAGTAGATGCAGATACTGTAGTTTTGATGGCTGCCAGAGCCTCCAGAGTGGAAAACCAAGATGCGATAGACGCTGCCATTGTGGAGATGCTATCCGATCCAAAGGAG GCACGGGCAGGCATTCAAGTGATTCACTTCCTCTCATTTAACCCCACTGATAAGCGGACAGCTCTGACGTATATTGACATTGAAGGTAAAACGCATAGAGTCACCAAAGGTGCACCGGAACAG ATACTCAACCTCGCACACAATAAATCAGAAATTGAGCGGAGAGTTCATGCTGTTATTGATAAGTTTGCAGAGCGAGGGTTACGATCTCTTGCAGTAGCTTACCAG GAAGTTCCTGATGGAAGGAAGGAGAGTCAAGgaggtccatggcaatttgttGGCCTCATGCCTCTCTTTGACCCACCTCGACATGACAGCGCAGATACCATAAGGAGGGCTTTGAATCTTGGAGTAAATGTTAAGATGATCACAG GTGATCAACTGGCAATAGCAAAGGAAACAGGACGCCGATTGGGTATGGGAATCAATATGCATCCATCATCTGCCTTGTTAGGACATAACAAGGATGAGTCAATTGCACATTTTCCAGTTGATGAGCTTATTGAAAAGGCTGATGGTTTTGCTGGCGTTTTCCCAG GCACCATTATGGCAATATCAAAGGATAGGGTGAAACCATCTCCTCAGCCTGATAGATGGAAGCTGGCAGAGATCTTTACAACTGGAATTATTTTTGGTAGTTACTTGGCCATGACGACGGTCATCTTCTTCTGGGCAGCATACCAGACTTCCTTCTTTCCT CGTGTATTTGGGGTTCCGTCTCTCCAAAAAATGGCTCATGGTAATAACTTGAGGAAGCTTGCATCGGCAGTTTACCTACAAGTGAGTATCACCAGTCAAGCCTTGATATTTGTCACACGCTCTAGGAGTTGGTCTTTCCTTGAACGTCCGGGCCTTTTGCTTGTGGCAGCTTTTGTTGTTGCTCAGTTG ATTGCAACACTGATTGCCATTTATGCAAATTGGAGTTTTGCTGCTATTGAAGGGATTGGATGGGGTTGGGCTGGGGTGATTTGGCTTTACTGTCTTGTAATCTACATCCCCCTCGATTTTATTAAGCTCGCCATCAGATATGCACTGAGTGGGAAAGCTTGGGATCTGATGTTTGAGCAAAGG ATTGCTTTCACAAGGAAAAAGCATTTTGGGAAGGACGAACGCGAGCTTAAATGGGCACAAGCACAGAGGACCCTCCATGGGCTGCATCCTCCCGAGACCAAGACCATGTTTGGTGATCATGGTGCTTATGCAGACCTTAATCAGTTGGCTGAAGAGGCGAAAAGACGAGCTGAGATTGCAAG gttGAGGGAACTGCATACACTCAAAGGCCATGTTGAATCAGTCGTGAAGTTGAAGGGCCTCGACATCGATACAATTCAGCAATCGTACACTGTTTGA
- the LOC131302639 gene encoding thioredoxin H2-like produces the protein MGAFLSSWFGGGADTDSSESSSETSSVIVFHSSNRWQLHFNDSKNIPKLMMVDFSASWCPPCKLMEPVINAMSSKYADVEFIKIDVDELSNVAQEFGVQAMPTFVLLKQGKEVDRVVGAMKDELEKKVEKHRVKPKFAA, from the exons atgGGGGCGTTTCTGTCGAGTTGGTTTGGAGGCGGCGCCGATACAGACTCTTCCGAATCGTCGTCGGAGACATCTTCCGTCATCGTTTTCCACTCCTCCAACCGGTGGCAGCTTCACTTCAATGACTCTAAAAATATCCCCAAGCTG ATGATGGTCGATTTCTCGGCGTCGTGGTGCCCACCCTGCAAACTTATGGAGCCTGTGATCAACGCGATGTCGTCCAAATATGCCGACGTCGAGTTCATCAAGATCGACGTGGATGAGTTGTCG AATGTGGCCCAGGAATTTGGGGTTCAGGCGATGCCGACGTTCGTGTTGCTGAAGCAAGGGAAGGAGGTGGACAGGGTCGTCGGTGCTATGAAGGATGAGCTCGAGAAGAAGGTTGAGAAGCACAGAGTTAAACCGAAATTCGCTGCTTGA